In Desulfobacterales bacterium, the following are encoded in one genomic region:
- the asd gene encoding aspartate-semialdehyde dehydrogenase, translating to MMIKVGFIGWRGMVGSVLMGRMLEEKDFTGYEPTFFTTSQVGQSGPRIGVETPPLQDAFDIGRLRNLDVLVTCQGSDYTKAIYPALRKDGWKGYWIDAASALRMEETSIIILDPVNRHVIDAGLKNGVKDFIGGNCTVSLMLIAIGGLFQKNAIEWMTSMTYQAASGAGAKNMRELVSQMDRIGTATRELIQDPAAAILDIDKKVLETMHSSDFPTQSFGAPLAGSALPWIDTRMPSGQSREEWKGFAETNKILQTQKPVPIDGLCVRIGAMRCHSQALTIKLKQDLPLEEIAGIIRTANDWVKVIPNTKEETIKELTPSAVTGTLTVPVGRLRKLNIGPEYLTLFTVGDQLLWGAAEPVRRMLKIVLAHLAS from the coding sequence ATGATGATCAAGGTGGGTTTCATCGGATGGCGGGGAATGGTGGGCTCGGTGCTCATGGGCAGGATGCTCGAAGAAAAGGACTTTACCGGTTATGAACCCACTTTTTTTACCACCTCTCAGGTGGGTCAAAGCGGGCCGCGAATCGGCGTGGAAACGCCGCCGCTGCAGGACGCTTTCGATATCGGCCGGCTTCGGAATCTGGATGTTCTTGTGACCTGTCAGGGAAGCGATTATACCAAAGCGATTTATCCGGCGTTAAGAAAAGATGGCTGGAAAGGGTACTGGATCGATGCCGCATCGGCCCTTCGCATGGAAGAAACGAGTATCATCATTCTTGACCCGGTGAATCGACATGTGATTGACGCAGGGCTTAAAAACGGCGTGAAAGATTTTATCGGCGGCAACTGTACGGTCAGCCTGATGCTGATCGCGATCGGCGGCCTGTTTCAGAAAAACGCCATTGAATGGATGACCAGTATGACCTACCAGGCCGCCTCCGGCGCCGGCGCCAAGAACATGCGTGAGCTGGTTTCCCAGATGGATCGGATCGGCACCGCCACTCGGGAGCTGATTCAGGATCCGGCCGCCGCCATTCTCGATATCGACAAAAAGGTGCTTGAAACGATGCACAGCAGCGACTTTCCAACACAAAGCTTTGGTGCCCCTTTGGCCGGGAGCGCGTTGCCTTGGATCGACACACGAATGCCGTCCGGCCAAAGCCGTGAGGAATGGAAAGGCTTTGCGGAAACCAATAAGATCCTTCAAACTCAAAAACCAGTGCCCATTGATGGCCTTTGTGTGCGAATCGGCGCCATGCGCTGCCATAGCCAGGCGTTAACCATCAAGCTCAAGCAGGACCTTCCGCTTGAAGAAATCGCGGGAATCATTCGAACCGCCAATGATTGGGTCAAGGTCATTCCCAACACCAAGGAAGAAACCATCAAGGAGCTGACGCCATCGGCGGTCACCGGCACGTTGACGGTTCCGGTCGGCAGGCTGCGGAAATTAAACATCGGCCCGGAATACTTAACGCTCTTTACGGTGGGAGACCAATTGTTGTGGGGAGCAGCCGAGCCGGTCCGCCGCATGCTAAAAATCGTATTGGCGCATCTGGCATCCTAA
- the queA gene encoding tRNA preQ1(34) S-adenosylmethionine ribosyltransferase-isomerase QueA — protein MYQLEDYHYALPESLIAQQPVSRREHSRLMVLQRPSGQITHHPFTDIGRFLSPGDALVINNTAVVPARLSGNKETGGKVELLIIDYADGIEQQIAAGMLRFKCLIRAAKRPQPGAIIDLDPALRAEVVDFEDGIFTVDFCFDGDFEAILYRIGKVPLPPYIKRAGNTLNTQDVISYQTVYAAEKGAAAAPTAGLHFSTQLLRTIKENDVHVVPITLHVGYGTFVPVRVSDIREHRMHSEAFVISEDSADIINRVKASGNRVVGVGTTSVRTLEYAADRNGVVHPGSGRSDLFIYPGYRFKIVDAMITNFHLPESTLLMLVAAFAGREKALAAYAEAVEKKYRFFSYGDAMYIE, from the coding sequence ATGTATCAATTGGAAGATTATCATTATGCGCTTCCCGAATCGCTCATCGCGCAACAACCGGTTTCCCGCCGGGAACATTCCCGGCTAATGGTCCTTCAACGTCCTTCCGGACAAATAACCCATCATCCGTTCACGGACATTGGCCGGTTTCTATCCCCCGGGGACGCACTGGTCATCAATAACACCGCCGTGGTGCCAGCCCGCCTTTCAGGGAATAAAGAAACGGGCGGAAAGGTCGAGCTGCTGATCATTGATTACGCAGACGGAATAGAACAACAAATCGCCGCGGGCATGCTTCGATTCAAGTGCTTGATCAGAGCCGCCAAACGCCCGCAACCCGGCGCCATCATCGACCTTGACCCCGCACTTCGCGCCGAAGTGGTGGACTTTGAGGACGGCATCTTTACCGTTGATTTTTGCTTTGACGGAGATTTTGAAGCCATCCTTTACCGAATCGGAAAAGTTCCGTTGCCCCCTTACATCAAGCGCGCAGGCAACACCTTGAATACCCAAGATGTCATATCCTATCAGACCGTGTATGCCGCCGAAAAGGGGGCGGCGGCGGCCCCCACCGCCGGGCTTCATTTTTCAACCCAATTGCTGCGGACGATTAAAGAAAACGACGTTCATGTGGTGCCCATCACCCTTCATGTGGGGTACGGCACCTTTGTGCCCGTAAGGGTCTCGGATATCCGCGAACACCGAATGCATTCTGAAGCATTCGTTATTTCAGAAGACAGCGCCGATATCATCAATCGCGTCAAGGCCTCGGGAAATCGGGTGGTGGGCGTGGGCACCACCTCGGTTAGAACCCTTGAATACGCAGCGGACCGTAACGGCGTGGTGCATCCGGGCAGCGGACGAAGTGATCTTTTTATCTATCCCGGGTATCGCTTTAAAATCGTAGATGCCATGATTACCAACTTTCATCTGCCGGAGTCGACCTTGCTGATGCTGGTCGCAGCCTTTGCCGGGAGAGAAAAGGCCCTGGCCGCTTACGCCGAAGCAGTGGAAAAAAAATACCGGTTTTTCAGTTATGGCGATGCGATGTATATTGAGTGA
- a CDS encoding alpha/beta hydrolase: MTVFHSDGVDINYHAAGTGKPVVLVHGFASSHRINWINTGWIDQLTRNGRQVIAPDLRGHGDSTKFYSPADYPCRLMGQDIIGLMDRLEIESADMIGYSMGAWISSYLMVRFPERFNAVVLGGIGAVIMEFHQRGEQIARALSTPYPEQITQPFLRALREFSELAGNDLRALTACARGVYSDGPPNFQSAEKPVLVITGEKDDVAGPPEKLAALIPNAQTVIVPACDHLTALTRREYQLEVFKFLDRHPHKKASLTQ, translated from the coding sequence TTGACTGTTTTTCATTCGGACGGCGTCGACATCAATTACCACGCAGCGGGAACTGGCAAACCCGTGGTATTGGTTCACGGCTTTGCCAGCAGTCATCGAATCAACTGGATAAATACCGGTTGGATCGATCAGTTGACCCGGAACGGCCGGCAAGTCATCGCGCCGGATTTAAGAGGTCATGGCGACAGCACGAAATTTTATTCCCCGGCCGACTACCCTTGCCGCCTGATGGGGCAAGATATCATCGGGTTGATGGATCGGCTCGAAATTGAATCGGCTGATATGATCGGCTACTCTATGGGCGCATGGATATCGTCTTATCTTATGGTGCGTTTTCCCGAACGCTTCAACGCCGTGGTGCTGGGGGGGATCGGCGCCGTCATCATGGAATTTCATCAACGCGGAGAGCAAATCGCCCGGGCGCTTAGCACGCCTTACCCGGAGCAGATAACCCAACCCTTTCTTCGCGCCCTGAGAGAATTTTCCGAGCTGGCCGGCAACGATCTTAGAGCGCTGACCGCCTGCGCCAGAGGGGTATACAGTGACGGACCGCCGAACTTTCAGTCGGCCGAAAAACCGGTATTGGTCATAACCGGTGAAAAGGATGATGTAGCCGGCCCACCGGAGAAATTAGCGGCCTTGATTCCCAATGCCCAAACCGTCATCGTGCCGGCTTGCGACCATTTAACAGCCCTGACACGGCGCGAATATCAATTGGAAGTTTTTAAGTTCCTGGACCGGCACCCACACAAGAAAGCATCCCTCACCCAATGA
- a CDS encoding DUF2065 domain-containing protein yields the protein MDYFLCVIGMVLIVEGLPYFAFPDKMKRLICAMLEMPGGVLRRFGFMLMLTGLFLVYIGRQ from the coding sequence ATGGATTATTTTTTATGTGTAATCGGCATGGTCTTGATTGTGGAAGGCCTGCCTTATTTTGCCTTTCCGGATAAAATGAAACGGCTTATCTGTGCGATGCTGGAAATGCCCGGCGGGGTGCTTCGAAGGTTCGGATTCATGTTGATGCTCACCGGGCTTTTCCTGGTTTACATAGGAAGACAATAA
- a CDS encoding NifU family protein produces MKEKVEAVITKIRPMLQADGGDVELVEVAGSIVKVRLTGACHGCPMSQLTLKNGIERLMMQEIPEVTAVEAVS; encoded by the coding sequence ATGAAAGAAAAGGTAGAAGCCGTCATCACAAAAATCAGGCCGATGCTTCAGGCGGACGGTGGGGATGTCGAGTTGGTGGAAGTGGCCGGCAGCATCGTTAAGGTGCGTCTTACCGGCGCATGCCATGGCTGCCCCATGTCTCAACTGACGCTGAAAAACGGCATCGAGCGGCTGATGATGCAAGAAATTCCGGAGGTCACCGCCGTGGAGGCCGTATCTTAA
- the tgt gene encoding tRNA guanosine(34) transglycosylase Tgt has protein sequence MFSFELTAKAEKGSARAGVITTAHGQIKTPVFMPVGTLGTVKALSPEELLAAGAQIILGNTYHLYLRPGCEVIDRFSGLHRFMHWDRPILTDSGGFQIFSLARLMEITDEGAAFRSHIDGSLHLLTPEKAIEIQHCIGADIIMCLDQCIAYPASRQTAQEALQRTTHWAGQCKTAWTAAAQSVSSTLFGIVQGGMYADLRRESAAALQDIGFPGYAVGGLSVGEPKELMVEMGEVSLSALPENSPKYVMGVGTPEDLVALVDLGADMFDCVMPTRNARNGQLFTPYGTLNISNALHRLDESPIDAACACYTCRHYSRAYLRHLYMNKELLAYRLNTIHNIYYYTHLMASMRAAIEAGEFTRFRNRFIHDWHSGADIAPAS, from the coding sequence ATGTTTTCTTTCGAACTCACCGCCAAAGCAGAAAAAGGGTCGGCCCGGGCCGGAGTGATCACCACCGCGCATGGGCAGATTAAAACGCCGGTATTTATGCCAGTGGGAACGCTGGGCACGGTCAAGGCTCTCTCCCCCGAAGAGCTTTTGGCAGCCGGCGCGCAAATTATTCTGGGTAACACCTATCATTTATATCTTAGACCGGGCTGTGAGGTCATCGATCGGTTTTCCGGATTGCATCGATTTATGCACTGGGACCGGCCCATTTTGACCGATAGCGGCGGGTTTCAAATCTTTTCCCTGGCCCGGTTGATGGAAATCACGGACGAGGGCGCGGCCTTTCGCTCTCATATAGACGGCTCGCTGCATTTGCTGACTCCGGAAAAGGCGATTGAAATTCAACACTGTATCGGCGCCGATATTATCATGTGCCTGGATCAGTGCATCGCCTATCCGGCAAGCCGGCAAACGGCCCAAGAGGCCTTGCAGCGGACCACGCACTGGGCCGGGCAGTGTAAAACGGCCTGGACCGCCGCCGCACAATCTGTTTCATCCACCCTCTTCGGCATTGTCCAGGGCGGCATGTATGCCGATCTAAGACGGGAATCGGCAGCGGCCCTGCAAGATATCGGGTTTCCCGGATATGCCGTGGGAGGGCTCAGCGTGGGAGAGCCCAAAGAACTGATGGTTGAAATGGGCGAAGTCTCTCTCTCGGCGCTTCCCGAAAATTCCCCCAAATACGTCATGGGGGTTGGAACCCCCGAGGACTTGGTGGCGCTGGTGGATCTGGGCGCGGATATGTTCGATTGTGTGATGCCCACGCGAAATGCCAGAAACGGGCAGTTGTTCACCCCTTACGGCACCCTGAACATCTCAAACGCCCTTCACCGGCTGGATGAAAGCCCCATTGATGCAGCGTGCGCCTGCTACACCTGCCGGCATTATTCGCGAGCGTATTTGCGTCATCTATACATGAACAAAGAATTGCTTGCCTATCGGCTCAATACGATTCATAATATTTATTATTATACGCACCTGATGGCGAGTATGCGCGCCGCCATCGAAGCAGGAGAATTCACGCGGTTTAGAAACCGTTTTATTCATGATTGGCACAGCGGAGCAGACATTGCGCCGGCATCCTGA